One stretch of Miscanthus floridulus cultivar M001 chromosome 18, ASM1932011v1, whole genome shotgun sequence DNA includes these proteins:
- the LOC136524851 gene encoding IN2-2 protein-like isoform X4: MAAASVSVPRIKLGSQGLEVSAQGLGCLGMPFFYGPPKPEPDMIKLIHHAVAAGVTLLDTADMYGPHTNEILLGKALQGGVREKVELATKFAVSFADGKWEIRGDPAYVHAACEGSLKRLGIDCIDLYYQHRIDKKVPIEVTGVSSRPPTLFGRAQTPRIGGDNKTDAMSSASQLRK, translated from the exons ATGGCTGCCGCTTCCGTGTCCGTCCCCCGCATCAAGCTGGGCTCGCAGGGGCTCGAGGTCTCCGCGCAGGGCCTCGGCTGCTTGGGCATGCCCTTCTTCTACGGTCCGCCCAAGCCCGAGCCCGACATGATCAAGCTCATCCACCACGCTGTCGCCGCCGGGGTCACCCTCCTCGACACCGCCGACATGTACGGCCCGCACACTAACGAGATCCTGCTGGGCAAG GCGCTTCAAGGCGGGGTGCGGGAGAAGGTCGAGCTGGCCACCAAGTTTGCCGTCTCCTTCGCCGACGGCAAGTGGGAGATCCGCGGTGACCCAGCATACGTGCACGCGGCGTGCGAGGGCAGCCTCAAGCGGCTCGGCATCGACTGCATCGACCTCTACTACCAGCACCGCATTGACAAGAAGGTGCCGATCGAGGTCACG GGCGTGTCTAGCAGACCTCCGACCCTGTTTGGCAGAGCTCAGACCCCAAGAATTGGCGGTGATAATAAAACTGATGCGAT GAGCTCTGCCTCTCAATTAAGGAAGTAA
- the LOC136524851 gene encoding IN2-2 protein-like isoform X1 has product MAAASVSVPRIKLGSQGLEVSAQGLGCLGMPFFYGPPKPEPDMIKLIHHAVAAGVTLLDTADMYGPHTNEILLGKALQGGVREKVELATKFAVSFADGKWEIRGDPAYVHAACEGSLKRLGIDCIDLYYQHRIDKKVPIEVTELCLSIKEVKRFYVQEGPEVRRAPPDTHRKKNRKHPAPTPLGGYTVAAKSDSEENQTDEDREYREEYGDDCTEGSAEEYSSEEFDG; this is encoded by the exons ATGGCTGCCGCTTCCGTGTCCGTCCCCCGCATCAAGCTGGGCTCGCAGGGGCTCGAGGTCTCCGCGCAGGGCCTCGGCTGCTTGGGCATGCCCTTCTTCTACGGTCCGCCCAAGCCCGAGCCCGACATGATCAAGCTCATCCACCACGCTGTCGCCGCCGGGGTCACCCTCCTCGACACCGCCGACATGTACGGCCCGCACACTAACGAGATCCTGCTGGGCAAG GCGCTTCAAGGCGGGGTGCGGGAGAAGGTCGAGCTGGCCACCAAGTTTGCCGTCTCCTTCGCCGACGGCAAGTGGGAGATCCGCGGTGACCCAGCATACGTGCACGCGGCGTGCGAGGGCAGCCTCAAGCGGCTCGGCATCGACTGCATCGACCTCTACTACCAGCACCGCATTGACAAGAAGGTGCCGATCGAGGTCACG GAGCTCTGCCTCTCAATTAAGGAAGTAAAGAGGTTTTATGTACAGGAAGGTCCGGAAGTCCGGCGAGCCCCACCAGACACGCACAGAAAAAAAAACAGGAAACACCCAGCTCCTACCCCACTTGGGGGTTACACAGTGGCGGCTAAGTCAG actcggaggagaaccagacggacgaggaccgagagtaccgagaggagtacggagacgactgcactgaag gttctgctgaggagtatagctctgaggagtttgacggttga
- the LOC136524851 gene encoding IN2-2 protein-like isoform X3 produces the protein MAAASVSVPRIKLGSQGLEVSAQGLGCLGMPFFYGPPKPEPDMIKLIHHAVAAGVTLLDTADMYGPHTNEILLGKALQGGVREKVELATKFAVSFADGKWEIRGDPAYVHAACEGSLKRLGIDCIDLYYQHRIDKKVPIEVTTRRRTRRTRTESTERSTETTALKVLLRSIALRSLTVEGFVPTLEFGDLILQLF, from the exons ATGGCTGCCGCTTCCGTGTCCGTCCCCCGCATCAAGCTGGGCTCGCAGGGGCTCGAGGTCTCCGCGCAGGGCCTCGGCTGCTTGGGCATGCCCTTCTTCTACGGTCCGCCCAAGCCCGAGCCCGACATGATCAAGCTCATCCACCACGCTGTCGCCGCCGGGGTCACCCTCCTCGACACCGCCGACATGTACGGCCCGCACACTAACGAGATCCTGCTGGGCAAG GCGCTTCAAGGCGGGGTGCGGGAGAAGGTCGAGCTGGCCACCAAGTTTGCCGTCTCCTTCGCCGACGGCAAGTGGGAGATCCGCGGTGACCCAGCATACGTGCACGCGGCGTGCGAGGGCAGCCTCAAGCGGCTCGGCATCGACTGCATCGACCTCTACTACCAGCACCGCATTGACAAGAAGGTGCCGATCGAGGTCACG actcggaggagaaccagacggacgaggaccgagagtaccgagaggagtacggagacgactgcactgaag gttctgctgaggagtatagctctgaggagtttgacggttgaggggttcgtgcctacgctcgagtttggcgatcttatcctccagctgttctga
- the LOC136524851 gene encoding IN2-2 protein-like isoform X2, with the protein MAAASVSVPRIKLGSQGLEVSAQGLGCLGMPFFYGPPKPEPDMIKLIHHAVAAGVTLLDTADMYGPHTNEILLGKALQGGVREKVELATKFAVSFADGKWEIRGDPAYVHAACEGSLKRLGIDCIDLYYQHRIDKKVPIEVTEGPEVRRAPPDTHRKKNRKHPAPTPLGGYTVAAKSDSEENQTDEDREYREEYGDDCTEGSAEEYSSEEFDG; encoded by the exons ATGGCTGCCGCTTCCGTGTCCGTCCCCCGCATCAAGCTGGGCTCGCAGGGGCTCGAGGTCTCCGCGCAGGGCCTCGGCTGCTTGGGCATGCCCTTCTTCTACGGTCCGCCCAAGCCCGAGCCCGACATGATCAAGCTCATCCACCACGCTGTCGCCGCCGGGGTCACCCTCCTCGACACCGCCGACATGTACGGCCCGCACACTAACGAGATCCTGCTGGGCAAG GCGCTTCAAGGCGGGGTGCGGGAGAAGGTCGAGCTGGCCACCAAGTTTGCCGTCTCCTTCGCCGACGGCAAGTGGGAGATCCGCGGTGACCCAGCATACGTGCACGCGGCGTGCGAGGGCAGCCTCAAGCGGCTCGGCATCGACTGCATCGACCTCTACTACCAGCACCGCATTGACAAGAAGGTGCCGATCGAGGTCACG GAAGGTCCGGAAGTCCGGCGAGCCCCACCAGACACGCACAGAAAAAAAAACAGGAAACACCCAGCTCCTACCCCACTTGGGGGTTACACAGTGGCGGCTAAGTCAG actcggaggagaaccagacggacgaggaccgagagtaccgagaggagtacggagacgactgcactgaag gttctgctgaggagtatagctctgaggagtttgacggttga